In a single window of the Gossypium hirsutum isolate 1008001.06 chromosome A13, Gossypium_hirsutum_v2.1, whole genome shotgun sequence genome:
- the LOC107939458 gene encoding protein SMG7 isoform X1 codes for MMIVQIDKMSAPSSTERAQRLYEKNIELEKNRRRSAQARVPSDPNAWQQMRENYEAIILEDHAFSEQHNIEYALWQLHYKRIEELRAHYSAAVSSAGSNTSQGVKVPPRPDRLTKIRLQFKTFLSEATGFYHDLILKIRAKYGLPFGYFSDDSESQIVMDKDGKKSTDIKKGLVSCHRCLIYLGDLARYKGLYGDGDSKSREYAAASSYYLQAASILSSSGNPHHQLAILASYTGDELGAVYRYFRSLAVDNPFSTARDNLIVAFEKNRHNYSQLPGDVKAPLVKEPAVRLSGKDRGKAEAKLASKEINMESNAAREKVSGVQDAFKSFCIRFVRLNGILFTRTSLETFADVLSLVSHDLCELLSSGPEEELNFGTHAAENALLLVRMVSILVFTVYNLKRESDGQTYAEIVQRTALLQNAFVAVFELMRHVVERCSQLRDVSSSYTLPAILVFLEWLACCPDVAVAGSDVDEKQSMTRSLFWKHCISFLNKILSIRTMGIGDDEDETCFFNMSRYEGETENCLALSEDFELRGFLPLVPAHTILDFSRKRSFISEGDKEKKARVKRILAAGKALANVIRVDQKNVCFDSKAKKFLIGAEPSEDVTFSSSTSLATNGVGHETPSEKSVNIGNVQPILQPRMVEEEDDDDEVIVFQPAMSEKRTEVVGPNWPPSEALKHDRSSAPGDVKFYGSTMSGPPASLHQHNTFDVSSPLPVSFGSIGPKLQQPVRMQSSGWSVEEATSLANSLKGLTMLENGHLTKLGLQDNASLSHPTARSVGFQKLPISASAGDMYYSQMKVPDTVLPSRIDAIVSSGVTPDALAAKTSSALQVGMRKNPVSRPVRHLGPPPGFSHVPSKPQSESVSASHLENPLMDDYSWLDGYQLTPSLKSSGLDSSLNHASHVDPSYVNNSSNGLNGMVSFPFPGKQGPTAQFQMEKQKGWQDYHTLEHLKNRHELKLQQQQLMNGNQQFTAQPEQYQGQSVWTGRYFV; via the exons ATGATGATAGTGCAGATAGATAAAATGTCTGCTCCTTCATCTACGGAGCGCGCACAGCGTCTTTATGAGAAG AATATCGAATTGGAAAAAAATCGAAGGAGATCTGCTCAGGCACGAGTGCCTTCAGATCCCAATGCCTGGCAGCAGATGCGTGAGAATTACGAGGCTATAATTCTTGAGGACCATGCTTTTTCCGAGCAGCACAATATTGAATATGCTTTGTGGCAGTTACATTATAAGCGGATTGAGGAACTAAGAGCTCATTATAGTGCTGCAGTATCCTCTGCAGGATCAAACACGTCTCAGGGTGTGAAAGTTCCTCCACGGCCTGATCGACTTACAAAAATAAGACTGCAGTTTAAGACTTTCCTTTCAGAGGCAACAGGATTTTATCATGATCTAATTTTGAAAATCAGAGCAAAGTATGGACTTCCATTTGGGTACTTTTCTGATGATTCAGAAAGCCAAATTGTTATGGACAAAGATGGGAAGAAATCTACTGACATAAAAAAAGGTTTGGTGTCTTGTCACCGTTGTTTGATATACTTGGGAGACCTAGCACGGTACAAAGGATTATATGGAGATGGAGACTCTAAATCACGCGAGTATGCAGCAGCTTCAAGTTACTACTTGCAAGCTGCATCGATTTTGTCATCAAGTGGGAATCCACATCATcag CTAGCTATATTGGCATCCTATACTGGAGATGAGCTGGGAGCTGTTTATCGATATTTCCGAAGTTTGGCAGTGGATAATCCCTTTTCAACTGCAAGAGATAACTTGATTGTGGCATTTGAGAAG AATCGTCATAATTATTCTCAACTTCCTGGAGATGTTAAAGCTCCTTTGGTCAAGGAACCTGCTGTACGGTTATCTGGAAAAGATAGGGGGAAAGCAGAAGCAAAACTTGCATCTAAAGAGATCAACATGGAATCTAACGCTGCTAGAGAGAAAGTATCTGGTGTCCAGGATGCTTTTAAATCCTTCTGCATTCGATTTGTGCGGCTTAATGGCATTCTTTTTACACGCACAAG TCTTGAGACGTTTGCTGATGTTCTTTCTCTTGTTAGTCATGATTTATGTGAACTTCTCTCTTCTGGGCCAGAAGAGGAACTTAATTTTGGCACACATGCTGCTGAGAATGCACTTCTCCTTGTTAGGATGGTTTCCATTCTTGTGTTTACAGTTTACAATCTGAAGAGGGAGAGTGATGGTCAAACATATGCTGAAATAGTGCAGCGCACTGCACTACTTCAAAATGCATTCGTTGCAGTTTTTGAGTTGATGCGACATGTAGTAGAGAGATGTTCACAGCTCCGGGATGTTTCTTCAAGCTACACATTACCTGCTATTCTTGTTTTTTTAGAGTGGCTAGCGTGCTGCCCAGATGTTGCAGTAGCTGGCAGTGATGTGGATGAGAAACAGTCAATGACTAGATCACTTTTCTGGAAACATTGCATATCATTTCTGAATAAGATCTTGTCAATTAGGACAATGGGCATTGGTGATGATGAAGATGAGACCTGCTTTTTCAATATGAGTAGGTACGAAGGAGAAACTGAAAACTGTCTTGCATTGTCGGAGGACTTTGAGTTGAGAGGGTTCTTGCCACTTGTTCCAGCACACACTATTTTGGACTTCTCAAGAAAGCGCTCCTTTATAAGTGAAGGTGATAAGGAAAAGAAAGCCCGTGTCAAGAGGATCTTAGCAGCTGGGAAGGCTCTAGCTAATGTCATTAGGGTTGACCAGAAAAATGTTTGTTTTGATTCAAAAGCAAAGAAATTTCTTATTGGTGCTGAGCCCTCTGAAGATGTCACATTCAGCTCTTCTACCTCACTGGCAACAAATGGTGTGGGGCATGAAACCCCTTCTGAGAAGTCAGTTAATATTGGAAATGTGCAGCCAATCCTGCAACCTAGAATGGTTGAGGAagaggatgatgatgatgaagtgaTTGTTTTCCAGCCAGCTATGAGCGAGAAGAGAACTGAAGTGGTTGGTCCAAACTGGCCCCCCTCTGAGGCTTTGAAGCATGATCGAAGTAGCGCTCCAGGTGATGTCAAATTTTATGGCAGTACCATGTCTGGTCCTCCTGCTAGTCTTCATCAGCATAATACATTTGATGTTAGTTCTCCACTGCCTGTATCTTTTGGTAGCATTGGCCCTAAGCTTCAGCAACCTGTTCGTATGCAATCGTCTGGTTGGTCAGTGGAAGAAGCTACTTCTCTGGCTAATAGCTTAAAAGGTTTGACGATGCTGGAGAATGGGCATTTAACAAAACTTGGGTTGCAAGATAATGCAAGCCTGTCTCATCCTACAGCTCGTTCAGTTGGTTTCCAAAAACTACCCATTAGTGCCAGTGCTGGTGATATGTACTACAGTCAGATGAAAGTGCCAGATACTGTGTTGCCATCCAGAATTGATGCTATTGTATCATCTGGAGTTACTCCTGATGCTTTGGCTGCTAAAACTTCCTCCGCTTTGCAAGTTGGGATGCGGAAGAATCCAGTTAGCCGCCCGGTTAGGCATCTTGGTCCTCCACCTGGTTTTAGCCATGTTCCTTCAAAGCCACAGAGTGAATCCGTTTCTGCTTCACACTTGGAAAACCCCCTGATGGATGATTATAGTTGGTTGGATGGGTATCAGTTGACACCATCATTGAAAAGCTCTGGGCTTGATAGTTCCCTCAATCATGCATCTCATGTAGATCCCAGTTATGTCAATAACAGCAGCAATGGTTTGAATGGAATGGTAAGTTTCCCTTTCCCTGGGAAACAGGGTCCAACAGCGCAGTTTCAAATGGAAAAGCAGAAAGGCTGGCAGGATTACCATACTCTTGAGCATCTGAAAAATCGACATGAACTGAAGTTGCAGCAACAGCAATTGATGAATGGAAACCAGCAGTTCACTGCACAGCCTGAGCAGTATCAAGGACAATCAGTCTGGACAGGTCGTTATTTTGTGTGA
- the LOC107939458 gene encoding protein SMG7 isoform X2 — protein sequence MSAPSSTERAQRLYEKNIELEKNRRRSAQARVPSDPNAWQQMRENYEAIILEDHAFSEQHNIEYALWQLHYKRIEELRAHYSAAVSSAGSNTSQGVKVPPRPDRLTKIRLQFKTFLSEATGFYHDLILKIRAKYGLPFGYFSDDSESQIVMDKDGKKSTDIKKGLVSCHRCLIYLGDLARYKGLYGDGDSKSREYAAASSYYLQAASILSSSGNPHHQLAILASYTGDELGAVYRYFRSLAVDNPFSTARDNLIVAFEKNRHNYSQLPGDVKAPLVKEPAVRLSGKDRGKAEAKLASKEINMESNAAREKVSGVQDAFKSFCIRFVRLNGILFTRTSLETFADVLSLVSHDLCELLSSGPEEELNFGTHAAENALLLVRMVSILVFTVYNLKRESDGQTYAEIVQRTALLQNAFVAVFELMRHVVERCSQLRDVSSSYTLPAILVFLEWLACCPDVAVAGSDVDEKQSMTRSLFWKHCISFLNKILSIRTMGIGDDEDETCFFNMSRYEGETENCLALSEDFELRGFLPLVPAHTILDFSRKRSFISEGDKEKKARVKRILAAGKALANVIRVDQKNVCFDSKAKKFLIGAEPSEDVTFSSSTSLATNGVGHETPSEKSVNIGNVQPILQPRMVEEEDDDDEVIVFQPAMSEKRTEVVGPNWPPSEALKHDRSSAPGDVKFYGSTMSGPPASLHQHNTFDVSSPLPVSFGSIGPKLQQPVRMQSSGWSVEEATSLANSLKGLTMLENGHLTKLGLQDNASLSHPTARSVGFQKLPISASAGDMYYSQMKVPDTVLPSRIDAIVSSGVTPDALAAKTSSALQVGMRKNPVSRPVRHLGPPPGFSHVPSKPQSESVSASHLENPLMDDYSWLDGYQLTPSLKSSGLDSSLNHASHVDPSYVNNSSNGLNGMVSFPFPGKQGPTAQFQMEKQKGWQDYHTLEHLKNRHELKLQQQQLMNGNQQFTAQPEQYQGQSVWTGRYFV from the exons ATGTCTGCTCCTTCATCTACGGAGCGCGCACAGCGTCTTTATGAGAAG AATATCGAATTGGAAAAAAATCGAAGGAGATCTGCTCAGGCACGAGTGCCTTCAGATCCCAATGCCTGGCAGCAGATGCGTGAGAATTACGAGGCTATAATTCTTGAGGACCATGCTTTTTCCGAGCAGCACAATATTGAATATGCTTTGTGGCAGTTACATTATAAGCGGATTGAGGAACTAAGAGCTCATTATAGTGCTGCAGTATCCTCTGCAGGATCAAACACGTCTCAGGGTGTGAAAGTTCCTCCACGGCCTGATCGACTTACAAAAATAAGACTGCAGTTTAAGACTTTCCTTTCAGAGGCAACAGGATTTTATCATGATCTAATTTTGAAAATCAGAGCAAAGTATGGACTTCCATTTGGGTACTTTTCTGATGATTCAGAAAGCCAAATTGTTATGGACAAAGATGGGAAGAAATCTACTGACATAAAAAAAGGTTTGGTGTCTTGTCACCGTTGTTTGATATACTTGGGAGACCTAGCACGGTACAAAGGATTATATGGAGATGGAGACTCTAAATCACGCGAGTATGCAGCAGCTTCAAGTTACTACTTGCAAGCTGCATCGATTTTGTCATCAAGTGGGAATCCACATCATcag CTAGCTATATTGGCATCCTATACTGGAGATGAGCTGGGAGCTGTTTATCGATATTTCCGAAGTTTGGCAGTGGATAATCCCTTTTCAACTGCAAGAGATAACTTGATTGTGGCATTTGAGAAG AATCGTCATAATTATTCTCAACTTCCTGGAGATGTTAAAGCTCCTTTGGTCAAGGAACCTGCTGTACGGTTATCTGGAAAAGATAGGGGGAAAGCAGAAGCAAAACTTGCATCTAAAGAGATCAACATGGAATCTAACGCTGCTAGAGAGAAAGTATCTGGTGTCCAGGATGCTTTTAAATCCTTCTGCATTCGATTTGTGCGGCTTAATGGCATTCTTTTTACACGCACAAG TCTTGAGACGTTTGCTGATGTTCTTTCTCTTGTTAGTCATGATTTATGTGAACTTCTCTCTTCTGGGCCAGAAGAGGAACTTAATTTTGGCACACATGCTGCTGAGAATGCACTTCTCCTTGTTAGGATGGTTTCCATTCTTGTGTTTACAGTTTACAATCTGAAGAGGGAGAGTGATGGTCAAACATATGCTGAAATAGTGCAGCGCACTGCACTACTTCAAAATGCATTCGTTGCAGTTTTTGAGTTGATGCGACATGTAGTAGAGAGATGTTCACAGCTCCGGGATGTTTCTTCAAGCTACACATTACCTGCTATTCTTGTTTTTTTAGAGTGGCTAGCGTGCTGCCCAGATGTTGCAGTAGCTGGCAGTGATGTGGATGAGAAACAGTCAATGACTAGATCACTTTTCTGGAAACATTGCATATCATTTCTGAATAAGATCTTGTCAATTAGGACAATGGGCATTGGTGATGATGAAGATGAGACCTGCTTTTTCAATATGAGTAGGTACGAAGGAGAAACTGAAAACTGTCTTGCATTGTCGGAGGACTTTGAGTTGAGAGGGTTCTTGCCACTTGTTCCAGCACACACTATTTTGGACTTCTCAAGAAAGCGCTCCTTTATAAGTGAAGGTGATAAGGAAAAGAAAGCCCGTGTCAAGAGGATCTTAGCAGCTGGGAAGGCTCTAGCTAATGTCATTAGGGTTGACCAGAAAAATGTTTGTTTTGATTCAAAAGCAAAGAAATTTCTTATTGGTGCTGAGCCCTCTGAAGATGTCACATTCAGCTCTTCTACCTCACTGGCAACAAATGGTGTGGGGCATGAAACCCCTTCTGAGAAGTCAGTTAATATTGGAAATGTGCAGCCAATCCTGCAACCTAGAATGGTTGAGGAagaggatgatgatgatgaagtgaTTGTTTTCCAGCCAGCTATGAGCGAGAAGAGAACTGAAGTGGTTGGTCCAAACTGGCCCCCCTCTGAGGCTTTGAAGCATGATCGAAGTAGCGCTCCAGGTGATGTCAAATTTTATGGCAGTACCATGTCTGGTCCTCCTGCTAGTCTTCATCAGCATAATACATTTGATGTTAGTTCTCCACTGCCTGTATCTTTTGGTAGCATTGGCCCTAAGCTTCAGCAACCTGTTCGTATGCAATCGTCTGGTTGGTCAGTGGAAGAAGCTACTTCTCTGGCTAATAGCTTAAAAGGTTTGACGATGCTGGAGAATGGGCATTTAACAAAACTTGGGTTGCAAGATAATGCAAGCCTGTCTCATCCTACAGCTCGTTCAGTTGGTTTCCAAAAACTACCCATTAGTGCCAGTGCTGGTGATATGTACTACAGTCAGATGAAAGTGCCAGATACTGTGTTGCCATCCAGAATTGATGCTATTGTATCATCTGGAGTTACTCCTGATGCTTTGGCTGCTAAAACTTCCTCCGCTTTGCAAGTTGGGATGCGGAAGAATCCAGTTAGCCGCCCGGTTAGGCATCTTGGTCCTCCACCTGGTTTTAGCCATGTTCCTTCAAAGCCACAGAGTGAATCCGTTTCTGCTTCACACTTGGAAAACCCCCTGATGGATGATTATAGTTGGTTGGATGGGTATCAGTTGACACCATCATTGAAAAGCTCTGGGCTTGATAGTTCCCTCAATCATGCATCTCATGTAGATCCCAGTTATGTCAATAACAGCAGCAATGGTTTGAATGGAATGGTAAGTTTCCCTTTCCCTGGGAAACAGGGTCCAACAGCGCAGTTTCAAATGGAAAAGCAGAAAGGCTGGCAGGATTACCATACTCTTGAGCATCTGAAAAATCGACATGAACTGAAGTTGCAGCAACAGCAATTGATGAATGGAAACCAGCAGTTCACTGCACAGCCTGAGCAGTATCAAGGACAATCAGTCTGGACAGGTCGTTATTTTGTGTGA
- the LOC107939459 gene encoding epoxide hydrolase A produces MEGVQHRMVEVNGINIHIAEKGEGPVILFLHGFPELWYSWRHQILALSNMGFRTVAPDLRGYGDSDIPESVDSYTCFHMVGDLVELIDVLDPREGKVFVVGHDWGAILAWFLCLFRPDKVKALVNLSVPFLRFDRNIKPIELWRAYYGSDHYMSRFQEYGEIEGEFAWVGMDRVEKEFLTDFPVLLPKGKLFKRPLDEPITLPSWLSEEEANYYVTKFQKTGFTGPLNFYRNFDRNWELLKPWVGCKITTPAKFMMGDKDLVYHMPGMKDYIHNGGFQEDVPSLKEVVVLEGVDHFISMEKPDEVNQYIFDFFSRFH; encoded by the exons ATGGAAGGGGTACAGCACCGAATGGTTGAGGTGAATGGCATAAACATTCACATAGCTGAAAAAGGTGAAGGTCCAGTCATCCTTTTCCTCCATGGCTTCCCTGAGCTCTGGTACTCATGGCGTCACCAAATCCTCGCTTTATCTAACATGGGTTTCCGAACCGTTGCCCCCGATTTGAGAGGCTACGGCGACTCGGATATTCCCGAGTCAGTCGACAGTTACACTTGTTTCCACATGGTCGGCGATCTAGTGGAGTTGATAGACGTGCTGGATCCGCGAGAAGGGAAGGTGTTCGTGGTAGGGCATGACTGGGGAGCCATACTAGCATGGTTTTTGTGTCTGTTTAGGCCTGATAAAGTGAAAGCATTGGTGAATTTGAGTGTGCCGTTTTTGAGGTTTGATCGGAATATCAAGCCTATTGAACTTTGGAGAGCTTATTATGGCAGTGATCATTACATGTCTAGATTTCAG GAATATGGAGAAATAGAAGGTGAATTTGCATGGGTTGGTATGGATAGAGTTGAGAAGGAATTTCTTACTGATTTTCCAGTGCTGTTACCAAAAGGGAAACTATTTAAACGTCCATTGGATGAACCAATTACATTGCCTAGTTGGTTATCTGAGGAAGAAGCCAATTACTATGTCACCAAATTCCAGAAAACTGGCTTCACTGGTCCACTCAACTTCTACAGAAATTTTGACAG AAACTGGGAACTATTGAAACCATGGGTGGGTTGTAAGATCACAACACCAGCCAAGTTCATGATGGGGGATAAGGATCTGGTTTACCATATGCCTGGTATGAAGGATTACATTCACAACGGTGGGTTCCAGGAAGATGTGCCATCTTTGAAGGAAGTGGTGGTGCTGGAAGGTGTTGACCATTTCATCAGCATGGAGAAACCAGACGAGGTCAACCAATACATTTTTGACTTTTTTAGCCGGTTTCATTga
- the LOC107939455 gene encoding AT-hook motif nuclear-localized protein 17 — protein MADMIGVISLSQAPNYSSDDDSSSENTPLSGEAISGYVGANGSGGDGSGSSKSKTPTAMVIDDHHPQPRAPPSSGATARKPRGRPVGSRNRPKPAAVTARDGGSAVVQPAVLEITAGADIIETIISFARRNRVGVSVVSATGSVMNVTLRHPLFNAPSFSLHGSYGLLAMSGSFMAFSGAPSSSNRTPQSTFGVTLAGTQGQLSGGLVWGRLMVATEATLVLNTFVNPALHRQLPFEVEDRRRQDMIMPSLRGNNGAVLGGLSSLGGSLGVGVGSGLGGLGGGGLGLRGAVGGGATGFRPVYGVAAVPPPMNGQSQMFSDVMQWGPSPRPY, from the coding sequence ATGGCGGATATGATTGGAGTTATCTCTCTTTCTCAAGCCCCTAACTACTCTTCCGACGACGATTCCTCGTCGGAAAACACCCCTTTGAGCGGAGAAGCTATCTCCGGCTACGTTGGAGCCAATGGCAGCGGTGGTGATGGCAGTGGGTCTTCCAAGTCTAAGACTCCTACTGCAATGGTCATTGATGATCACCACCCTCAACCAAGGGCTCCTCCGTCATCGGGAGCCACCGCTAGGAAGCCAAGAGGCAGGCCTGTTGGATCCAGAAACAGGCCCAAACCAGCGGCTGTTACTGCCAGGGACGGTGGCTCAGCTGTGGTGCAGCCTGCGGTCTTGGAGATCACTGCTGGTGCTGATATTATCGAAACTATTATAAGCTTTGCTCGAAGGAACCGTGTCGGCGTTTCTGTTGTTAGCGCCACTGGTTCCGTCATGAACGTCACGCTCCGTCATCCTCTTTTTAACGCGCCGTCGTTCTCACTTCATGGATCTTATGGATTACTCGCTATGTCTGGCTCTTTCATGGCCTTTAGTGGTGCTCCTTCGTCTTCCAACAGGACACCACAATCAACTTTTGGTGTAACTCTTGCAGGTACCCAAGGTCAACTTTCTGGTGGGTTAGTGTGGGGGAGACTGATGGTGGCGACGGAGGCGACGTTGGTGTTGAACACTTTCGTCAACCCTGCTCTTCATAGGCAACTCCCATTTGAAGTTGAAGATCGTCGTCGTCAAGACATGATCATGCCTAGTCTTCGTGGTAACAATGGTGCCGTACTCGGCGGATTAAGCAGCTTAGGTGGCAGTCTCGGTGTTGGGGTCGGCTCCGGCCTAGGTGGCCTTGGAGGTGGCGGCCTCGGCCTCCGCGGTGCTGTTGGTGGTGGTGCAACTGGATTCCGCCCTGTTTATGGCGTTGCAGCAGTACCCCCTCCAATGAATGGCCAGAGCCAGATGTTTTCTGATGTTATGCAATGGGGTCCTTCCCCACGTCCTTATTGA
- the LOC107939468 gene encoding uncharacterized protein isoform X1, with translation MTSAVEINGEQLVNALPDLSIQDQIEVKKKGAVVEEGCENHSGICAICLDKIMLQETALVKGCEHAYWHKSTLHRLIEPDLCVTCILRWATYSQMPTCPQCKHPFEFLDVHRSLDGRIHDYMFEESVCLLLRATWFKPLIVLEEREEVYDNLESYYDYYPYEDEDDEEDEVYYTNSPSLRIGNRRWGDSGYVRSGRQEARPVQRSNFQDSTGAGSSREPKNKETTKSTMGRRAKRTLKREAANKAAEEKHQEHLMSSRLK, from the exons atgACTTCAGCTGTCGAGATCAACGGTGAACAACTAGTTAACGCTCTTCCCGATCTCTCGATTCAAGATCAg ATTGAAGTGAAGAAGAAAGGGGCTGTTGTTGAAGAAGGTTGCGAAAACCACAGTGGAATATGCGCGATTTGTTTAGATAAGATAATGTTGCAGGAAACTGCACTCGTAAAAGGTTGCGAGCATGCTTACTG GCATAAAAGTACTCTTCATCGACTCATCGAACCCGATCTTTG TGTGACGTGCATCCTTCGATGGGCAACATACAGTCAGATGCCTACGTGCCCTCAGTGTAAACATCCATTTGAGTTCCTTGATGTTCATCGTTCGCTTGATGGCAG AATCCATGACTACATGTTCGAGGAAAGTGTTTGCTTACTTCTTAGAGCCACATGGTTTAAACCATTGATTGTGCTGGAGGAACGCGAAGAGGTGTATGATAATCTGGAAAGTTATTATGATTATTATCCTTACGAAGATGAGGacgatgaagaagatgaagtttaTTACACCAATTCACCGAGTCTCCGCATCGGCAACCGGAGATGGGGTGATAGTGGATATGTAAGGTCAGGGCGCCAAGAAGCCAGGCCTGTTCAACGATCCAATTTCCAGGACTCCACTGGTGCCGGGTCCTCACGCGAGCCTAAGAATAAAGAAACCACAAAAAGTACAATGGGGAGACGAGCAAAGAGAACGCTCAAACGTGAGGCTGCCAATAAGGCTGCTGAAGAAAAACATCAAGAGCATTTGATGAGTTCGAGGCTGAAGTGA
- the LOC107939468 gene encoding uncharacterized protein isoform X2, translated as MTSAVEINGEQLVNALPDLSIQDQIEVKKKGAVVEEGCENHSGICAICLDKIMLQETALVKGCEHAYCVTCILRWATYSQMPTCPQCKHPFEFLDVHRSLDGRIHDYMFEESVCLLLRATWFKPLIVLEEREEVYDNLESYYDYYPYEDEDDEEDEVYYTNSPSLRIGNRRWGDSGYVRSGRQEARPVQRSNFQDSTGAGSSREPKNKETTKSTMGRRAKRTLKREAANKAAEEKHQEHLMSSRLK; from the exons atgACTTCAGCTGTCGAGATCAACGGTGAACAACTAGTTAACGCTCTTCCCGATCTCTCGATTCAAGATCAg ATTGAAGTGAAGAAGAAAGGGGCTGTTGTTGAAGAAGGTTGCGAAAACCACAGTGGAATATGCGCGATTTGTTTAGATAAGATAATGTTGCAGGAAACTGCACTCGTAAAAGGTTGCGAGCATGCTTACTG TGTGACGTGCATCCTTCGATGGGCAACATACAGTCAGATGCCTACGTGCCCTCAGTGTAAACATCCATTTGAGTTCCTTGATGTTCATCGTTCGCTTGATGGCAG AATCCATGACTACATGTTCGAGGAAAGTGTTTGCTTACTTCTTAGAGCCACATGGTTTAAACCATTGATTGTGCTGGAGGAACGCGAAGAGGTGTATGATAATCTGGAAAGTTATTATGATTATTATCCTTACGAAGATGAGGacgatgaagaagatgaagtttaTTACACCAATTCACCGAGTCTCCGCATCGGCAACCGGAGATGGGGTGATAGTGGATATGTAAGGTCAGGGCGCCAAGAAGCCAGGCCTGTTCAACGATCCAATTTCCAGGACTCCACTGGTGCCGGGTCCTCACGCGAGCCTAAGAATAAAGAAACCACAAAAAGTACAATGGGGAGACGAGCAAAGAGAACGCTCAAACGTGAGGCTGCCAATAAGGCTGCTGAAGAAAAACATCAAGAGCATTTGATGAGTTCGAGGCTGAAGTGA
- the LOC107939471 gene encoding signal peptide peptidase gives MKNCERLANLALAGLALAPLVVKVDPNLNVILTACLAVYVGCYRSVKPTPPSETMSKEHAMRFPFIVSAMLLSLFLLFKFLSKDLVNAVLTCYFFVLGTVALLATILPAMKRFLPKLWNEDLIIWRFPYFRSLEIEFTRSQVIAAIPGSFFCAWYASQKHWLANNILGLAFCIQGIEMLSLGSFKIGAILLTGLFVYDIFWVFFTPVMVSVAKSFDAPIKLLFPTTDSARPFSMLGLGDIVIPGIFVALALRFDASRGKGSQYFKSAFSGYIVGLVLTIIVMNWFQAAQPALLYIVPAVMGFLALHCIWNGEVKPLLEFDESNTEVKSQEGSTDEYSKKVE, from the exons ATGAAGAACTGTGAAAGACTCGCTAATTTAGCTTTAGCAG GGTTGGCATTGGCACCACTTGTTGTGAAGGTGGACCCTAACTTGAATGTTATTTTGACTGCATGCCTAGCAGTATATGTGGGCTGCTATCGTTCTGTCAAGCCAACTCCACCATCG GAGACAATGTCTAAAGAGCATGCTATGCGTTTTCCGTTCATTGTGAGTGCGATGCTGTTATCACTTTTCTTACTGTTCAAATTCTTATCAAAAGACTTGGTTAATGCAGTATTGACATGCTATTTCTTTGTGCTAGGAACTGTTGCCCTTTT GGCAACAATATTGCCTGCCATGAAACGCTTCTTGCCAAAGCTTTGGAATGAGGACCTTATCATTTGGCGTTTTCCATACTTCCGAT CTTTGGAGATTGAGTTCACAAGGTCTCAGGTCATAGCTGCAATTCCTGGATCCTTTTTCTGTGCATGGTACGCTTCACAGAAGCATTGGCTGGCTAATAATATTCTGGGTCTCGCTTTCTGCATTCAG GGAATTGAAATGCTTTCTCTTGGATCTTTTAAGATTGGTGCCATTCTCTTG ACTGGGCTTTTTGTATATGATATATTCTGGGTTTTTTTCACTCCCGTGATGGTTAGTGTTGCAAAGTCTTTTGATGCTCCTATAAAG CTTTTGTTCCCAACAACAGACTCTGCACGACCGTTTTCCATGCTTGGACTTGGTGACATTGTAATTCCTG GTATTTTTGTAGCGCTAGCTTTAAGATTTGATGCATCTAGGGGGAAAGGGAGCCAGTATTTTAAGAGTGCATTTTCTGGATACATAGTGGGATTGGTCCTTACAATTATCGTCATGAATTGGTTTCAAGCTGCACAG CCTGCACTTTTGTATATTGTACCAGCTGTTATGGGATTCTTGGCTCTTCACTGTATATGGAATGGAGAAGTCAAACCG TTATtggaatttgatgaatcaaatacTGAAGTTAAATCTCAAGAAGGCAGCACTGACGAATATAGTAAGAAGGTTGAATGA